A portion of the Micromonospora tarapacensis genome contains these proteins:
- a CDS encoding alpha/beta fold hydrolase translates to MRSYRWMEMGRGWLAYRTVEGVPGAVGEPPMVLLHGGGGDGTTWDALAPTFAQRRTVYLPDLRGMGRSDRVGPYSLTVLRDDLLALLDRWQLDRVVLVGHSLGGVATLLATQLAPQRVAALVLEECPPPVPLGFTIPTGLPDSAPYYDREIRPFVLAELNAPDPARWEALAAIPVPTLVLAGGPTSHLPQEAMAEMTARIPAGRLVTLPTGHHIHPNAPDAFRTAVESFLTDSAA, encoded by the coding sequence ATGCGGTCGTACCGGTGGATGGAGATGGGTCGGGGATGGCTCGCGTACCGCACCGTCGAGGGCGTGCCGGGCGCGGTGGGTGAACCGCCGATGGTGTTGCTGCACGGCGGCGGGGGCGACGGCACCACCTGGGACGCGCTGGCCCCGACATTCGCCCAGCGCCGCACCGTCTACCTGCCGGACCTGCGTGGCATGGGCCGCAGCGACCGGGTCGGGCCCTATTCGCTTACCGTCCTGCGCGACGACCTGCTGGCGCTGCTGGACCGGTGGCAGCTGGACCGGGTCGTCCTGGTCGGGCACTCGTTGGGCGGGGTTGCCACGTTGCTGGCCACCCAGTTGGCACCGCAGCGGGTGGCCGCCCTGGTCCTGGAGGAGTGCCCGCCGCCGGTGCCGCTCGGCTTCACCATTCCCACCGGCCTGCCGGACTCGGCACCGTACTACGACCGGGAGATCCGGCCCTTCGTGCTGGCCGAGCTGAACGCGCCCGATCCGGCCCGGTGGGAGGCGCTGGCGGCGATCCCGGTCCCGACCCTGGTTCTGGCCGGTGGGCCGACCAGCCACCTGCCGCAGGAGGCGATGGCCGAGATGACCGCCCGCATCCCCGCCGGCCGGCTGGTGACCCTCCCGACCGGCCACCACATCCATCCGAACGCGCCCGACGCCTTCCGCACCGCCGTCGAGTCCTTCCTCACGGACTCGGCCGCCTGA
- a CDS encoding response regulator — MANPGILSLDDDPAASRAVARDIRRRYGDRYRVVRAASGPEALREVKLRGEQVALLLADYRMPEMTGIEFLEAAMDLFPAARRVLLTAYADTGEAIDAINLRNSPGWWA; from the coding sequence ATGGCCAACCCGGGGATTCTCTCCCTCGACGACGATCCGGCGGCCTCCCGCGCGGTCGCCCGGGACATCCGGCGGCGCTACGGCGACCGTTACCGGGTGGTCCGGGCAGCTTCCGGGCCGGAGGCGCTGCGCGAGGTCAAGCTCCGTGGCGAACAGGTGGCGCTGCTGCTGGCCGACTACCGGATGCCGGAAATGACCGGCATCGAGTTCCTGGAGGCCGCGATGGACCTGTTCCCCGCGGCCCGCCGGGTGCTGCTGACCGCGTACGCCGACACGGGCGAGGCGATCGACGCGATCAACCTGCGGAACTCGCCGGGCTGGTGGGCCTGA
- a CDS encoding ExeM/NucH family extracellular endonuclease, translating to MLRTRSTRLVTIPGVLVTAAALTLSSGTAAVAEPASTTPFISEIHYDNAGTDTGEAVEVEAPAGYDLTGWQIVLYNGANGTAYSTRTLSGVVPAAGVVVESYPTNGIQNGAPDGIALVAPGGDVAEFLSYEGTFTAVGGPANGRTGAALGAQETASTPVGHSLQRVDGNWQTAAPHSFGVRNGTPDPDPDPDPTGCTVTVDHTIAEVQGTGNATPVAGTRVTVEGIVTADHRTGGYNGVYVQTAGSGGDRAVAGGTASDGIFVYLTTNTANHPSVAIGDRIRVSGTASEYNGLTQVTIAARGDVQVCAQDVPLPAPVPVELPLDEAARESVESMLVAPVGQYAVSEVYNTNRYGEVVLAAGDQPARTPTDVARPGSTVAQQLAAENRLRRLLIDDGRTTNLATAGLLPPYVSPANPLRVGDSVEAFGSSVLSYGFNEWRLQPTLPVDADTPPAARTTFKVTNPRTAAPVDVGGDLRVASFNVLNYFVHFGGDARGAADEAALAKQEAKIVSAITALDADVVALEEIENSVRFNAEDPQQALKRLVAALNTADGAGTWDYVRTPAELPGAAEQDVITTAIIFKPAKAQPKGPSRSVNDETVWFNAREPIAQAFTAGPVDFVVVANHFKSKSGAGTGDNADAGDGQGSWNGDRVRQARALAAFVDQVKADSGTSDVLLLGDFNAYTHEDPMQALYDEQYLNLNDTGRTSYVFNGESGSLDHAVASPSLAARVTGVDVWQINAVESYAFQYNGLPEFFAADPYRASDHNPLVVGISTGPNPVDLQLLSINDFHGRLESPATVDGQPVGGAAQVAGLVGQLRAENPNTAFVSAGDNIGASTFISAIDDDNPTIDALNEAGLLVSAVGNHEFDKGMADLTGRVADRADFPYLGANVYRGDTRALPAYSVDTIGGVRVGFIGVVTEQTGSLVSPDGIAGLTFRDPVVEANLVAGQLKDGNPDNGEADVVVLLAHEGAATEHIDSPEALANDPVFGKFTRADATVDVIFSGHTHQPYAFEVPVPGTDKLRPIVQAEDYGKRLGKVTLTFDPEAGAVTSADASLVDVVGAPQDPAVAEIVAMAKERAAELGQQQLGEITADIRRAYTDGNEDRGKESVLGNFIADVQLAGTSDAGRGGAQIAFMNPGGLRADLLYGTDGTVTYAEAFAVQPFANDMITRTYTGAQIKQVLEEQWQPAGASRPVLWLGVSDGFSYTYDPQAAQGSRITSMQLDGTPIEPAGSYRVTVNSFLAAGGDNFTTLAEGTDPVTTGDNDLTMLVSYFSANSPVTADTEPRSTVGQGGPQCTTTITGRHNRPLIVTTGLTCVENATISGPVSIGAGASLRVTGGTIRGPVSATRPVLFELSDATVSGPVTVAGATGDLKISKSKVNGPVSLVANLGGVRVDTLTVSGPVSVTGNAGSRPVVVAANTINGPLACSGNTPAPVNEDRANTVRGPASGQCARL from the coding sequence ATGTTGCGAACAAGAAGCACACGACTAGTCACGATCCCGGGCGTACTGGTCACCGCCGCCGCGCTGACCCTGTCCAGCGGCACCGCCGCCGTCGCCGAGCCGGCGTCGACGACGCCGTTCATCAGTGAGATCCACTACGACAACGCCGGCACGGACACGGGTGAGGCGGTCGAGGTCGAGGCGCCGGCCGGGTACGACCTGACCGGCTGGCAGATCGTCCTCTACAACGGCGCCAACGGCACGGCCTACAGCACCAGGACGCTGAGCGGCGTGGTTCCGGCGGCGGGCGTGGTCGTCGAGTCGTACCCGACGAACGGCATCCAGAACGGTGCGCCCGACGGCATCGCGCTCGTCGCGCCCGGCGGCGACGTCGCGGAGTTCCTCAGCTACGAGGGGACCTTCACCGCGGTCGGCGGGCCGGCGAACGGCCGGACCGGCGCCGCCCTGGGCGCGCAGGAAACCGCCTCGACTCCGGTTGGCCACTCTTTGCAACGGGTCGACGGCAACTGGCAGACCGCGGCGCCGCACAGCTTCGGTGTCCGCAACGGCACCCCCGATCCCGATCCCGATCCCGACCCGACCGGCTGCACGGTCACTGTGGACCACACCATCGCCGAGGTCCAGGGCACCGGCAACGCCACACCGGTGGCGGGCACCCGGGTGACCGTCGAGGGCATCGTCACCGCCGACCACCGCACCGGTGGCTACAACGGGGTGTACGTGCAGACGGCGGGCAGCGGCGGGGACCGCGCCGTCGCGGGCGGTACCGCCTCGGACGGCATCTTCGTCTACCTGACCACCAACACCGCCAACCACCCGTCCGTCGCGATCGGCGACCGGATCCGGGTCAGCGGCACCGCGAGCGAGTACAACGGGCTCACCCAGGTCACCATTGCCGCCAGGGGCGACGTCCAGGTCTGTGCGCAGGACGTGCCGCTGCCCGCGCCGGTCCCGGTCGAGCTGCCGCTGGACGAGGCGGCCCGCGAGTCGGTGGAGTCGATGCTGGTGGCGCCCGTCGGCCAGTACGCCGTCTCCGAGGTCTACAACACCAACCGGTACGGCGAGGTGGTGCTCGCCGCGGGTGACCAGCCGGCCCGGACCCCGACCGACGTGGCCCGGCCCGGCTCCACGGTCGCCCAGCAACTGGCCGCCGAGAACAGGCTGCGCCGGCTCCTGATCGATGACGGCAGGACCACCAACCTGGCCACGGCCGGGCTGCTGCCGCCGTACGTCTCCCCGGCGAACCCGCTGCGGGTCGGCGACTCGGTGGAGGCGTTCGGATCATCGGTGCTCTCGTACGGCTTCAACGAGTGGCGTCTGCAGCCGACCCTCCCGGTCGACGCGGACACCCCGCCGGCCGCCCGGACCACCTTCAAGGTCACCAACCCGCGTACCGCCGCGCCGGTCGACGTCGGCGGCGATCTGCGGGTGGCCAGCTTCAACGTGCTGAACTACTTCGTGCACTTCGGTGGGGACGCACGCGGCGCCGCCGACGAGGCCGCGCTGGCCAAGCAGGAGGCGAAGATCGTCTCGGCGATCACCGCGCTGGACGCCGACGTGGTCGCGCTTGAGGAGATCGAGAACTCGGTGCGGTTCAACGCCGAGGACCCGCAGCAGGCACTCAAGCGACTTGTCGCCGCCCTGAACACCGCCGACGGCGCAGGCACCTGGGACTACGTCCGCACTCCGGCCGAGCTGCCCGGCGCGGCAGAGCAGGACGTCATCACCACGGCGATCATCTTCAAGCCGGCGAAGGCCCAGCCGAAGGGTCCGTCGCGCTCGGTCAATGACGAGACGGTCTGGTTCAACGCCCGCGAGCCGATCGCGCAGGCGTTCACCGCCGGCCCGGTCGACTTCGTCGTGGTCGCCAACCACTTCAAGTCCAAGAGCGGCGCCGGCACCGGCGACAACGCCGACGCCGGGGACGGGCAGGGTAGCTGGAACGGCGACCGGGTCCGGCAGGCCCGGGCGCTGGCCGCGTTCGTCGACCAGGTGAAGGCCGACAGCGGCACCTCCGACGTGCTGCTGCTGGGTGACTTCAACGCGTACACCCACGAGGACCCGATGCAGGCCCTCTACGACGAGCAGTACCTCAACCTCAACGACACCGGCCGGACGAGCTACGTCTTCAATGGTGAGTCCGGCTCGCTCGACCACGCGGTCGCCTCGCCGTCGCTGGCGGCCCGGGTGACCGGGGTCGACGTGTGGCAGATCAACGCGGTCGAGTCGTACGCCTTCCAGTACAACGGCCTGCCCGAGTTCTTCGCGGCGGACCCGTACCGGGCCAGCGACCACAACCCGCTGGTGGTGGGGATCAGCACCGGGCCGAATCCGGTGGACCTGCAACTGCTGAGCATCAACGACTTCCACGGCCGACTGGAGTCACCGGCCACGGTGGACGGTCAGCCGGTCGGCGGTGCCGCCCAGGTCGCCGGCCTGGTGGGTCAGCTGCGGGCGGAAAATCCGAACACCGCGTTCGTGTCCGCCGGTGACAACATCGGCGCGTCCACCTTCATCTCGGCGATCGACGACGACAACCCGACGATCGACGCGTTGAACGAGGCCGGCCTGCTCGTGTCGGCGGTGGGCAACCACGAGTTCGACAAGGGCATGGCGGACCTGACCGGCCGGGTGGCCGACCGGGCCGACTTCCCGTACCTGGGTGCCAACGTGTACCGGGGTGACACCCGGGCGCTGCCGGCGTACTCGGTCGACACCATCGGCGGGGTCCGGGTCGGTTTCATCGGCGTGGTCACCGAGCAGACCGGATCACTGGTCAGCCCGGACGGCATCGCGGGCCTGACCTTCCGCGACCCGGTGGTCGAGGCCAACCTCGTCGCCGGTCAGCTCAAGGACGGCAATCCGGACAACGGCGAGGCCGACGTGGTGGTGCTGCTCGCGCACGAGGGTGCCGCGACGGAGCACATCGACTCCCCCGAGGCGTTGGCGAACGACCCGGTCTTCGGCAAGTTCACCCGGGCCGACGCCACCGTCGACGTGATCTTCAGCGGGCACACCCACCAGCCGTACGCCTTCGAGGTCCCGGTTCCGGGCACGGACAAGCTGCGTCCGATCGTCCAGGCCGAGGACTACGGCAAGCGCCTGGGCAAGGTCACGCTGACCTTCGACCCGGAGGCGGGGGCTGTCACCTCCGCCGATGCGTCGCTGGTCGACGTGGTCGGCGCGCCACAGGACCCGGCGGTCGCCGAGATCGTGGCCATGGCCAAGGAGAGGGCCGCGGAGCTGGGCCAGCAGCAGCTGGGTGAGATCACCGCGGACATCCGGCGGGCCTACACCGACGGCAACGAGGACCGGGGCAAGGAGTCGGTGCTGGGTAACTTCATCGCCGACGTGCAGCTTGCCGGCACCAGTGACGCCGGCCGGGGCGGGGCGCAGATCGCGTTCATGAACCCGGGCGGGCTACGGGCCGACCTGCTGTACGGGACCGACGGCACGGTGACCTACGCCGAGGCGTTCGCCGTCCAGCCGTTCGCGAACGACATGATCACCAGGACCTACACCGGCGCCCAGATCAAGCAGGTGCTGGAGGAGCAGTGGCAGCCGGCGGGCGCGTCCCGTCCGGTGCTGTGGTTGGGCGTGTCGGACGGCTTCAGCTACACGTACGACCCACAGGCCGCCCAGGGCTCGCGGATCACCTCGATGCAGTTGGACGGCACGCCGATCGAACCGGCGGGCAGCTACCGGGTGACGGTGAACTCGTTCCTCGCCGCGGGTGGCGACAACTTCACCACCCTCGCCGAGGGCACCGATCCGGTGACCACCGGGGACAACGACCTCACCATGCTGGTGAGCTACTTCTCGGCGAACTCGCCGGTCACGGCGGACACCGAGCCGCGGTCGACCGTCGGCCAGGGCGGGCCGCAGTGCACCACGACGATCACCGGCCGACACAACAGGCCGCTGATCGTCACCACCGGCCTGACCTGCGTGGAGAACGCCACCATCTCCGGTCCGGTATCGATCGGCGCGGGCGCCTCGCTGCGGGTCACCGGTGGCACCATCCGGGGTCCGGTCTCCGCCACCCGTCCGGTGCTGTTCGAGCTGTCGGACGCCACGGTGTCGGGTCCGGTCACGGTGGCCGGCGCCACCGGCGACCTGAAGATCAGCAAGAGCAAGGTCAACGGTCCGGTGTCGCTCGTCGCCAACCTCGGTGGGGTGCGGGTCGACACGCTCACCGTCAGTGGCCCGGTCAGCGTGACCGGCAACGCCGGCAGCCGGCCGGTGGTGGTCGCCGCGAACACCATCAACGGGCCGCTGGCCTGCTCGGGTAACACCCCGGCGCCGGTGAACGAGGATCGGGCCAACACCGTGCGGGGCCCGGCGTCGGGCCAGTGCGCACGCCTGTGA